The following are from one region of the Endozoicomonas sp. 4G genome:
- a CDS encoding DUF29 domain-containing protein, whose product MNSLYETDYHQWLSQQREHLIQGQLDQLDVENLIEELEVGIKDHIRELKRHLINLLLHVLKWDYQEKVLKDPWVDVYVKHIWLPSIRNALRAIELLIEQNPCLKPQTDNVLKSAYPAAKRDAIDEMNKYARHENQKLNQNSFPGECPWNFEQVIEYSQSVLK is encoded by the coding sequence ATGAATAGCTTATACGAGACTGACTATCATCAGTGGTTGAGTCAGCAACGGGAACACCTCATTCAAGGTCAATTAGATCAGTTAGATGTTGAAAACTTGATTGAGGAATTGGAAGTGGGTATTAAAGACCATATTCGTGAGTTAAAGAGACATTTGATTAATTTATTGCTTCATGTGCTCAAGTGGGACTATCAGGAGAAAGTACTAAAAGACCCGTGGGTGGACGTATACGTAAAGCACATCTGGCTACCTAGCATTAGGAACGCTTTAAGGGCGATTGAATTATTAATTGAACAAAATCCTTGTTTAAAACCACAGACTGACAATGTACTAAAAAGTGCGTATCCGGCAGCAAAACGAGATGCTATTGATGAAATGAATAAATACGCTCGGCACGAAAACCAGAAACTTAACCAAAATAGTTTTCCTGGCGAGTGCCCTTGGAACTTTGAGCAAGTCATAGAATATTCCCAGTCTGTTTTAAAATAA
- a CDS encoding helix-turn-helix transcriptional regulator, protein MNIPTDVQIITHSDKPAFAVVPYDQWLQLTGQDTEVYFPHEVVGFQLQGYSLIAAWRKYKKLSQVQLADQLGISQSAMAQIENTESKPTDRTLSRVAQALGITVKHLQD, encoded by the coding sequence ATGAACATACCTACTGACGTTCAGATTATTACCCATTCCGATAAACCAGCTTTTGCTGTCGTGCCCTATGACCAATGGTTGCAACTCACTGGCCAGGACACTGAAGTCTATTTCCCTCATGAAGTGGTGGGCTTTCAGTTACAGGGTTATAGTCTGATTGCTGCATGGCGCAAGTATAAAAAACTGAGCCAGGTACAACTGGCTGACCAGCTGGGTATCAGTCAATCCGCTATGGCCCAAATTGAAAACACGGAATCAAAGCCAACGGATCGAACTTTGAGCCGTGTGGCGCAAGCTTTGGGTATCACTGTTAAGCACTTGCAAGACTGA
- a CDS encoding ParD-like family protein, which translates to MASAPLRLNEELVRKAAIVGSAMSRTPPKQIEHWAKIGKILEENPDLTYSFVERILIAKAEMDSGEVVDYDFMDDQQ; encoded by the coding sequence ATGGCTTCTGCACCATTGAGATTAAATGAAGAGTTAGTCCGAAAAGCTGCTATTGTTGGTTCGGCGATGAGTAGAACCCCACCCAAGCAAATAGAGCATTGGGCGAAAATTGGGAAAATCCTGGAAGAAAATCCCGACTTAACTTATTCCTTTGTTGAGAGGATACTGATCGCAAAGGCAGAAATGGACTCTGGGGAGGTTGTTGATTACGATTTTATGGACGACCAACAATGA
- a CDS encoding type II toxin-antitoxin system RelE/ParE family toxin, with translation MKVVATKSFIKSKKKLHKNQIIDLNKAVKKIIANPLIGERKKYDLDFLRVYKFKMAKQLTLLAYSYSENSLILTLIDFGAHENFYQRLQRKNMN, from the coding sequence ATGAAGGTTGTAGCAACAAAATCTTTCATTAAATCAAAGAAAAAACTACATAAAAACCAAATCATTGATTTAAACAAAGCTGTAAAAAAGATAATCGCCAACCCACTCATCGGAGAGAGAAAGAAATATGACCTTGATTTTTTGAGGGTCTACAAATTTAAAATGGCTAAGCAATTAACTTTACTCGCATACAGCTACAGCGAAAATTCCTTGATTCTTACTCTGATTGATTTTGGCGCACACGAAAATTTTTATCAGAGATTGCAGAGAAAAAATATGAATTAA
- a CDS encoding DUF29 domain-containing protein: MNSLYETDYHQWLTNQVALLRNHDFDQLDLENLLEDLELGIKQDLRELESFLVNLILHLLKMDYQTTVLRDSVATERVIKGWAESVFNARYGVNKIIEKNHSLAPRIEDVLKDSYYEAKKKAIEAMNFYVNANQRLNESSFPDTCPWSYEQMMTDDWYPLNGVDLFHS; this comes from the coding sequence ATGAATAGCTTATATGAGACTGACTATCATCAATGGCTAACCAATCAGGTAGCTTTGCTGAGAAACCATGACTTTGACCAGCTGGATTTAGAGAATTTGTTGGAGGATTTGGAGTTGGGTATTAAGCAAGACCTTCGAGAGTTAGAAAGTTTTTTGGTTAATCTCATACTCCATTTGCTTAAAATGGATTACCAGACAACGGTTTTGAGAGACAGTGTGGCTACCGAAAGAGTTATTAAAGGTTGGGCTGAAAGTGTATTTAATGCAAGGTATGGAGTTAATAAAATAATAGAAAAAAACCACAGCTTAGCACCGAGAATCGAAGATGTTTTAAAAGACTCTTACTATGAGGCAAAAAAGAAAGCTATTGAAGCTATGAACTTTTATGTTAATGCCAATCAAAGGCTTAACGAAAGTAGCTTTCCAGATACTTGTCCGTGGTCTTACGAGCAAATGATGACTGATGACTGGTATCCACTGAACGGAGTCGATCTTTTTCACAGTTAA